Part of the Hirundo rustica isolate bHirRus1 chromosome 3, bHirRus1.pri.v3, whole genome shotgun sequence genome, AAGTTGCATCCTTGAAACTGCAGTAGAGATCACAGCCCTTGAATCTCAGTGCTTCCTTTTGAGCCAATCCAAGGGAAAACTGTGAAGTCACTAACAGCAATGAGGATTTATTGTGCTGCTAGAATAGTCTCAGTACAAAACTGCACTGAAAAAGAGCTTTAAGATTAAGAATTGACAGAACTAAAATGCAGCAGCCTTCACTAGtggtgaaaatgaaataattattttctaagctgtacttcagaatttattttgggGATGTCTGTTTTATAAAAGGGGGCAGCTGCTAATTAAATAGTCCAGATATTGTTGCCTGTAGattctgcttctcctccctACCTGACTGTACATTTGTGACACTTAATTCACCAGCAGTGGACTATGAGTAGTGTTAAAGAGTTCATGTTTGCCTTTATACCTCACATACAACTGCCTAGGATCTTAAAGCAGGTGTCTATCCCATCAGTGCCTGGTTTTATTGCACTCTGACAAAGGCAAACTCTTGAGCTTTGGCTACCTCAGCCTCAGGAAAAGCTGGAGGTTCACCACGTTTAGCAGGATGACGGAGGTGTATTCAGTGCTGTTTATAGTGCAACACTGCTAACTTCTCTACGCCTTCCCCTGCGTTATGAAGCACATCTCTGAGCATAATATTTCATGATGTCTGGCTTTGCTTTTGCCAGACAACCACATTTCTTCCTGGTCCCAGCTATAAATTCAGtctattcctttcttttgctaTAGAGGGGCACAACACAGTCCTAGTAACTTTCATCCCAGAATATCCGCTAAACTCTGCAATTCGTCTCTATCCATACACAAACTCCCGTATCTGTAAGCTACTGGCTTGTGTTCTGCTCTTGATGCATTGTGAGGTTTCCAGAGTAAAGAAAAATCCCAACACtctaaagatgaaaaaaacctaaGGACAAAAATACCTAATTCCTTTTGCTCGGGAGCAACAAATTAAACTGCTTTACTATGATGCGCAATGTTTAGTGattgttttattaaatgcaGAAATACCTGCTCAACTTCGTACCCATTCTGATTTAAAGTGCAACAATTAAATCTGATAGTTCTTGTACATCCATATTTTGCAAGTGTTGTTTCTTGAATACATGTTGTTCCGATTATGCCTTGCAtttgtaaaatgtaatttttttagtaCCGTTTTGCTTTATTAACTAAAATAAACTGTACAAAAAGCTGTAGAGTTACATTAGCTTTGAACAATGTAGGATACACGTTCTCTGCCAAATGTTAGTGTGCAAACattgtacatttttttaaagtgacaaAATTAAGCCAACCTTGAAGTCAGAGTTCATTACTACATTACAAAACAGGAGACTAGATATGGCAAAAGAAatttcccactgaaatcaacaccattgtataattttatttctaattcttaaaaaaatataaatgaatttAGAAGAGAATCACAGTATAAGGGCCCTAACATATTAGACCATTACAAGGTACATAAAAATAGAAGACACAGATTTCTTTGAAACTTTAATCCTTTGATTAAGCAGCAAGCATATCACTCTCCAGGCAAACACTGCTTAAAACAAACCCTACCCCCCAAAACAGGACGTGCAAACTGTATGCACATATTCTGCAAAGCACACAATAAAGACATTTTGCTATGTACATACTTACTTAGTACTACAAATGCTAGGAGTTCCCTACTGTGTGCTACAGTGTAGGTAAATTAAGAAATACTACCCTACGTATCTCTgaccctccctcccccctttCAAATACAGCACCTTTGCCCAGTTATAGAATATTTAAACAAGATTAAACGGAATTACAATGTACTGAACAGTTTCATAGCAGTCGGTGGTGGCCAACTGTACTGTAACACCCAACATTCTGCATACTGAAGTCTATCGACAAGAGACAAGACAAAAATTAGCAGATGTACAATACACACACCTGGGAGACTCAATGcttaaaagggggaaaaaaacccacaaaaaaaccccaaacaacaaaaataataataataattaaaaaatcctgaagaTGAATCTTACCACTGTTAACAATTAAATTGTATAAATGTACCATCTTGGTTTTGTATTGGTTTTAAAGACCAATAGAGCAGCCAGATTTGTGTGTAGCTGGTGAGGGCACACTAAAGACTTATGACTCCCAGAACACAAGTTTCCATGACCACGAATTCCTTGgtgcttgttttaaaattctgcttcGCTTAGGGGGTCATCTGATGCTCACATACTGGCTAAGCACCTAGCTCTGatgcaaaagaaaatttgtgAGAAAGATCTTTTGTACAACACCTCAGCACACCAGTGAAAgctcttcagaaagaaaaagtctcTCAAGTTTGCtctgagaatattttaaaatgaagaattaaaacATAAAGGTCGACTTTAACTGCAACTCAAGTTACAACCACCAAACTTTACTAGTagattttcaaattaaatagaATCTGATAGTACAAGAACTTCCCtctgcacattaaaaaaagaccTTATTTAGCTGCTAATCTGATCATTAGACCACCCAATTTATCTGTGAAAAAAACCTAGGGAGAACACATCCCATTTGCACAGAAAGTCTCATTTTAGTCAAGGGCAAATCTAGCTAATAACAAAATGGAGTTAAAAAGACTTTTAGACACCATTTCAGCTACAAGCAaaagaaactttcaaaacaGTATGACAGTCAACATGATTATTATTACATAATCAAGGATGCATTATTTTTCAATAGCTTAATCCATATCACAGTTTCAAATAGTGCTACTCATATTTGGAGCCTGATTTACTTGGAGGGTAGAGGCATCTGCtcttacaaaaaacaaaacaaaacaaaaccccacagaaacaCCCCCACCCCAAAGCACTGCTGGGCATCAATCGAGTTTTCAGATGAGAATGCAGTGAAATGAGTTTCTTTCAAAATCCTATAATTGGGAAGCAGTATTAATATATAAATGCAGGTTTTACTGAGTCAATAAAATAAACACCCTCATCCTTCCCCCAATACCTTCAACTCATGCCATCAACTTTGCCAGAAATACGGCAGGAGTCAAGAGATAATCACTTAAAGGTAAGACTGGGTTGGCAGCAGGTAACTACTCTCATGATACTCTACCGGCACCACCAGCCTCTACACTTCCCTCATTAATGCTCAAGCAAGGTATCAGTGATCTAACACACAAGAACTGCAGACAGTCATTCTCAGAGGAATGGAATTTTACTGTACTTACATTAAAAGAATTAGTAGaataacaaattaaattaatacttCTTGCTAGATGGTTCCTCTCCTGCCATCCCCCGGGTGGTGGAAGCCGCTGCCACTCTATCCTGCCCAGCTCACAAGACAAGTCTGCAGCAAGAAACTGGACTCCTGCTTCCAGTTAAACTCTATGAGTAGGACACACACGAGATTTAATAAATTTGGTACAACAGCTCACTGAGTCTTCAGAATACTCTGAAAGAGGAGTATTTAATAAGCCAGTACCTTTTAAAACAAGCTAAGATGTTCTGGGAAAAACATGAAGAGAAGACCTACATTTTACAAGTATGTGAAATGCTTCTACTGGTAGCTAAACAGGGCCAAACATTCTGAACCTAAagccattattttctttcactaaaaggtaaaaaaacttaaaaaattcaCACACACGAAAACCCCCAACACTACATTTAAGTCTCCTACAGTATTATCTATTTCTAGATTTGCCGGACTACTTTCCTGTAGTTAGATGCTTGACTATAAAGaactgtaataaaataaatagagtAAAAATCAGTTAAACAAAATCTTGGTGTGTTgaacatttattcttttaagaAGTTAGCTTCCTTCAACAGTTATTCATACAGAGGAGGGCTGCAGCGTAGGCATCGTTCTGCTGTACAAGTCTTcggcataaaaatatttttgtatagGTGGTCGTTGACGTCGTTCTGGTTCTAGTTCTTAGCTCGCTCCTCTGGAAAACCGGTCTGATACCTGCGAAGGCGCGCTCTTTTCTCCCCTTcgttatttggaaaaaaagaaagtacatCGATACAATTTTTCAAACGTGGGAGTTAGCATAATTCcgcttttatttcttcagtgcaGAGTGGACTGAGATTCTGTCTGAATTCCGATGAGCGAGGGCGGCTGCTGGCCGCTGCCCGCCGTCAGCACGGGCCGGGGGTTCAGACGGGGAGGCATGGAATTAGCTGGGCGGATGAGCGGGGGGGGAGGCTGGTTCAGGGTCGGCCGCGGCTGAACGAAGCGCGCCTGCTGCTGGAGCGGCGGAGGCTGGCGGTGCAGAGCGGGAGCAGCGGGAAGCGCCGGACGGAGTAACGGGGGCGGCTGATTTAAAGTTGCCGTGGGAGCGGCAGGTGCCGGAGCAGATGCCTGTGCTGGAGGTGAAGGGCCTAAACACTGAGCGGCCGGAGTGCTTTGTGCCTGCGCAAAGGACAAAGACAAGACCGCGTGAACAGCCGTCCTGGCCAGGACGCGACGCAGTTGGGCTGCCACTGGCCACTACACaggaaacagcatttaaaaaaaataaaaccaaagaacCGAGAAGTTACTGAAAAGAAATCACCAACCAAAACATTATAGACAGCAGAACTAAAAATATTTACGAAGCAAGTCTTCTTCTAGAACGAGAAGTGTATTTTAACGCTAGAGCAGTAACGCGATCGTCACTATCAAAGGTGCAGTCCTGCTCCCGGCTGGTTAACGGCATTGGCTGAAGTTCTATGCAAGCTCATCATCATTCTTTAGAATGCGGTTTGCCGCTCCACACCGGTTAACCTTATATTTTATCACTAAATAAAATGCTGTTCCTCAACCCATGCTTACTTATTTCTGGTACACAAAACACACCTCATCTTCTTCATCAGTGCTCTTTCCTGATGGCACATTAGAAGTATTTTTTGTGTCCTCCCCTAAAGCAGAAGCATCACCATTAGAAGCCAGGGTTCCTTGTTCCGCTTCCCATTCCTGCAATACCTCCTCTAAGTTAAACCGACGCCTGTAGTTTACAAAGAAGTTCTTCACTTGGCCAACAGTCTTGTTGCCAATTACATCTGCAATAGCTTGAAAATCTTTACCGTATTTTCGGACACCTGGAAGGCAAAGTAAATAACATAGCTGTGAAGAATCAGTCAGACACAGCTACGTGTGATGTATTTATAGAGAGAACCTATGGGACCTGCAAACCGAGGACTCGCTAATTAGGAGAACTTCTCAATTAGGAGAAGGCCTCAATTTCCATTaaagcaaagtaatttttaagagCACAGCTATcaacatacaaataaaaaactTTATTAAAATGTCATTACCCATTCTTCTTAAAGATCCTGGCTTACTCACCAAGCCTCTCAACCTAAAACAAGAGATATGGCCTCTGACAAACACAGTGAATCTTTCAGTGTGCTCCCAATGAGGGCAGAAGCCCAAGAACAGCTCAAGAGGGGAGGAAGGGTGACTGAGCATGTGTGAACGGTTGTAAACAGAATAGAACACTAGAAATATCAAGCGACAAACACTGATAGCTCCTGCAGGTCCCCTCCACACCAGCTGCATGCACGTGGTTCTTTTCCACAGCCAGCGGGGCAGGAGTGGCAGAGGGCAGAACAGGGGAGGCACAGTTCAGTTATCACAATATACCGCTCATTCCTGCTCTTGTGACATGATCCACTCAGGCTACACAGAGCCAGTGGCAAGTGTTCACCTCACAAAGTCTGTTTGAAGCTTTCATTCACCATTCCAACTGGGTACAAAAATTTGAGGTGTTGGGACAACCACATTTGagaatgtaaatatatttaagcTACTGCTGTCTGCTTATAAGATGGCCCAGCAAAAGCCTCCAGGATTAAATCTCCTACTGATAAGCAGCACAACAAGTGACGTTTGTGTTGTTCTTTTCATTAATGTTTGTACTGATAGCAgaactcacttttgtttatgagcacttcaaaagaaaatcccaacatatattttaaatacttctaaaaCTACATTTGCATATAACATGGAAAACTATTGAGTTCAACATTCCATagtttttaacttaaaatttgaATTATAGTAAAAAGtatactaatttttttaataggagTGCATGTCTagtttttcccctctcctgctctaagaaaaaaatcctcaaccTCTCCCACCTCCTAGAACACAGCTTTTAactacaaaaaatatatttttaattaaagtgtGAAAAAGTTTGGAGACTTGAAGAAATAAACCAATTTTGTTCCAGAGTGAGtaaacagaagattttttttttttttttttttgctgccagTTATGCATGAGCAAATTACAATTTGACTACTCCTGTGAAGCTCCCGATAGTTAAACTCATTCAGAACATTTTACAGTTCTTAGAGGGCAGGCACTCTTTCTcattacaggaaaagaaatttatgCCCGATTTCATGCCTCActtcagaaaatgaagcaaagtgTTCAGAAAGTGAGAGTTGTTTCAAATCTGAAAGCTATGTTCCTTTTCAACTTAATTGTGAAGAATGTGACCTTCAGTTTGTTCTGCTCCTTTCTATTTTCCTCGTTATTAGCCACTTCTGATGTGGTAATGCACACTCCCtgcaatttaaaagaaaagttcaCCTCCAGGACAGCAACAAATTCTGTAGCTGAGGCTGATGTCTCAGCTGTCAAGAGCCCAGCTACATTATTTAGTATCTTTTTCTGAGGTGTACAAAAGAATACAACGCTCCTGATTGCAGGAACCTTGGAAAGATTTCAGAGCCACGTGGGAGGGCATGCATCCAGGCAAGGCAAAGACAGGGATTTGGCTCTGTGCTTTATCAGCTGTACAAGGTATCAGCTATACTCCTTAAAAGCTGTGTGCGCCCACAGAACATTGCCGCCagcattttaatattctttgtCTGCCCTACCATTACCACCCTTACTGATTTATAATGAACATGAAACATCCACTGCAATATATCTAACATCCTGTACAATTAATCAAGTGAACAAGGTGCCCAGCAGAACAAAGCACATTTCTGCTAGAAACTAATAAAGACTTTCAGTGATTTCAGCCTTTTCTGTTACTATGCTGGCCACACTTCTTTCCTCCCTTAATCTGCAAAACAACTGAGCCTGTTGGTTATCTTCAACTCAGGTTGTCAAAAAATAAGGTCTTAAAGCCTATTTTCAAGCAAACAGCTTGAAAACAAGGTGTTCTTTGCCTTCACTGAGAACCcaactcttaaaaaaaagtctaaacaaaataaaatttccttaaTTCAGCTACACACAGCACTACTAATTTTGGATTCTTTTCAATGTCACTACTACTGCTCTATCACAGTGATGTATTAAAAGTCTTTCAAGACACGtaagaaatagagaaaattcACTGTGTTTGTGAAACTTTAATGTATAAGGTGATGGCATGTCTCTAAGAGTTGTTGCCAAGACGTCATCCCTGTCAAACTTGTGCACATTACTTATGCATCCTTATACAAATTCAGTGCTAAACAACCCCCAAATTATTTCTCACGTGTTGAATCCGTTATTCAAAAATTTTATTAGGCTGATGAAAGTGAAGCTCAAAAAGGATGACTGCACAGCCTCACTTCACATGTATGAATGGTTTTCTCCCAGCTCATTTGAAAGCAGCCAAGCTCACAGGAATCCTTCAAGCTCTTCAGAACTTCACCCAGCTGCAAAGGTACACTGGAACACATGCATGCTCTTGATTACAGCATTTCATCTTGAATGTCTCTCTTGGAGAAACTAATATATCCAAGTTTGATGCTGTTTACACTGCTTGATGATGTACAGCACAGCAAATGCAAAGTTAATCAGGGTGCAAAGCAATATGATACAGCACCATGAGGCAGAAATAGTTAATGGGAGCTGCAGTTCCACTGTGATGGGATTACAGTGCTCCTGGCAACTATCTTATGTAGAGTAAGATCTTGATTGTCCCAACTGTTATTCCCTGCAATGCCATGAAAGTCACACACTgcttttcaatgcaaattttGTTGTCTTGAACAAGCgttaaaacatttttgcaatTGCATTTTCATGGCCAAGATCTTAGTTTGAACATATAATCGTGCTTATACGTTCCTGTACATCGAACTTATACTTTCCTGTACATAACAGTTTGTAATTTAAGAACACTAACTGATGAACTAGCCCATTACATTCAACAACTATTCAAAGCTGAACTGTTACCTGATAAATTATACTGCAAATATATTGGCTCAGAGATCGTAAATCTGAGTCTACAACCCCACTGCAGGTACCCACAACTGCTTTTAAGATTACACATAGCTCTATTTTAAGATAGGTTTCCTCATTACCTCTTCCTTAGTTACTGGCAATCCCTTGAGATTAGCCTGCAGATAATGAGTTTTTTCACATTTACGAAAAACAGTACCAAAATTATAATACTGCAGATTATATTTACAATTAGCATGGTTAGATTTATTGTTCGAATTCAAGTGAACAAATCATTTAAGTGCCACCTACCTGCTTAATgcttgtgatttttaaaattattaaaagcatATGCCAAAATACACCAATACATTTAATGAGATGAATCTGTTTTAAAGTGTACAAACTAAATGTCAAGTCAACCTTCAAGTCCAAGCCTAACGCACATTATGGAAGTTTTTAGTAGAACAACTGTGGCTGCCTTCTAAAAAcaaagccagggaaaaaaccagcaTGGCTCCCTCATACCTAGCAGTCTACTACATAGCAAGAAGCAAGAAATCAGGGTCCTTAGCCTGAGGGATGGGAGGTTAACACCTACAGCACTCTCATTCCAAGAGAGAGAGCAAGCAGTAAGTAAGGGAGGGATAATTAGAACACTTTGTTCTTGTCATTAAGATTCTCTCCCACCTCCATTTTATATAGTGCCAAGGGAAGGAGACCACAGAGGAAACAATACATATAAGAAGCACGTGTCaatgaaaacagatttcttcCAGAAGGCCTGATTTCCCACCCCACCCTTAAGGCTGACTACCTCTATAAACACAGAACCATCCCTCGAGACCAGAAGACTAGATTTCCTCTCCAAGGAGCCACCACCAACCCTCACTCTCTTTTGCTCAGACTCCAGTTTATTGGTCTTGCTGGTCACAGAGTGCCACAGCTTAATGAAAACTGAATGCATTCTTATCACTTCCCAAACTGTTGCTTAGTGAGAACTCCAATGACTAAACTATGAAAAGGCAAGATGGTTTGAAGCCTCTCATTCTCAGGCAGGCACAATGACCCTGGATTTCCCCCACTCTTCCAGCAAGCCTTCTGCTTACTGGACTGTCATACTAGAGACAGGCATCCCCTTCAGTTGCATCTGGGAACAAAATACTGAAGCATTTAGCAATAGCGAGAGAATGAACTTAGGACAGAGGGCAGTTTGGAGATGTAAATCCAAGCCTGAGGCATGTAAGTTGAAAGGCATGATTTGAGACACAGCATgtctttctgcatttccattCATGCCTCAAAATAACCTAACTTTAGGTTCAGTTTTCTGACTAATAAGTAAGTACCGGGAATGGCACACCTGACAACTTTACACTGATATCCTGATCCATTGAATATTTTATACTAAAACTCAAGTCTCTCATTTTCAAGGTGAAGAATACAGAGGAATAGAGCAGATAGATATAACTGAGCTATTACCCTTATAAAAGATGATCCATGTAAGTGAGTCAATATTTGCCTTCAAGGCAGCATCTCCAGATATTTCCCTTACATGTTCCTTGATTTGGCAGTGCATGCTAAAACAAGAGTCAGTTTTCCTTcatataaatgaaataaatgagaattAGCTGCATGAATAGCTTTCCAGAAAGTGCTGGGGTTTTACCCCAGTAAGAATGTTCGTCAAGCATCCATATCCAGCTTCAGAGTCTTAAAAGGCCTAATGAGTAGATACCTGCCCATCATTCACTCatgaacagagaaaagcagatttacttctgctttttcctACTTTGGGATACTGGAGATATCTTAAATGCTTCAACTTTTATTACTTTAACTATTGCCTTAGTCTTCACATTAGAGAAATTCATGTAAAGTGATTCAGAAGATGATTAAGGGACTTTCTGGTACTGATACAGTTGTTAAATCCTGCTTagcttttctctttgaaatttAACATGGGTAACAGAAATCCTAGCATCATGTTGCTTGAAAAAATGCCCTAAGTTTTCTCAATagttttgctgctttcctggTGACCCGATAAAGTTTAGTTTTGCCTTAGAGGGAAATACAAATATAAGCCTAAGCACCTCTTCAAATCCTTTACAACAGATTTCAACTTGCTGCTACTATTAACATACCTTGTACTGCAAGAAGCTGCTCTTCTGTGGTCCAACGGGCATTGATTTTCTGATTAGActattaaaattagaaaaatggCACAAAGATCATTAAATTGTTTCAACAGCTGCAAAATATATGAGCATCAATGTGTCTTACTTGCACTACATTTTGCAAAATAGGTAAAAACCTCTTGCTTATAGGCCACAAATTTATAGTTTAAGGTTGTtttaatgcaaagaaaatactgttGGCTGATTTGAGCTTTAAACTATGCCAgcagtttttcctctgttttattGCCGTTTTTAGTCTCAGCTATATAAGTTATGCACAAGCTAATGATCTTTATGCAGACAGAATTTGAATTTATAGTAACATTTATCTAAACTATTTGGACTTGGTGTTTAAAGCATTTTGCATTCATATTATGTTTCATATCCAAAcctttaaaacaagcaaaaacagAACTTCAGTAGTAATAGATCATGCATTTTAGATGCCAAAATGTATATATAGTCATGTTTTCACACAGATCACCATTTATTTCTGGCAATCTACGTTACCTATTTTTAATCCAAAAAGTCCCCATGTATCAGGGCCCAATTTCAGCTCCCTGTTATTGTGAACAGACTTgacatttcacttttttctgcttcttttttcaaCCAGttgccataaaaaaaaaaagcctaccACTGATTTCCTGCAAAGAAGCCAGAGCCCCCCCTGCACATAATTTAATGGATCTTGTttaagctgctgctggagtgcAAATACTAAGCTGTAGCAAAACACACATCTGCAGCTTCCCACTAATATAACTGCATGGCCCACAAGTTTCAGTATTTATTCTGATTTACCTCAGGAGGTTTGAATTCTTCAATCCCGCcttccattttctgtttaagTGCACTGTTTACTTGCTTAGCATTTTGAACCTTGGTCAAAAACAACAAAGTTAATCAGCTCCACAAAGAAAGTTGGTCACTTTACACATTTATCTTCACTAGGATTGCCACAAGTGTACCTCCTAAGttagaaagagaaatattatgGTTTAAGGCTTCACTACTTTTaactgtttcaaaaaaaaacaacttaaaaaaaaccaaaacaaaacacatcacAGTTTActatggagaaaaagaaaattaagccGGTCTTTCAATAGAACAGTTTGTCTGCAAGAATATTAAATGCTGTTCATAACAAGCTATTTTTGATAAGGATGTTCTTGAAGAATTAAGAACACACTTGACACAAAACTTCAATCTCAGAAATGTGAGATGTATTGCATA contains:
- the RCOR3 gene encoding REST corepressor 3 isoform X4, whose amino-acid sequence is MLFWHKHNIEKSLADLPNFTPFPDEWTVEDKVLFEQAFSFHGKSFHRIQQMLPDKTIASLVKYYYSWKKTRSRTSLMDRQARKLANRNNQGDSDDDVEEAHPMDGNDSDYDPKKEAKKEVTDNLMGNNEQPVQTSKIGLGRREYQSLQHRHHSQRSKCRPPKGMYLTQEDVIAVSCSPNAANTILRQLDMELISLKRQVQNAKQVNSALKQKMEGGIEEFKPPESNQKINARWTTEEQLLAVQGVRKYGKDFQAIADVIGNKTVGQVKNFFVNYRRRFNLEEVLQEWEAEQGTLASNGDASALGEDTKNTSNVPSGKSTDEEDEAQSTPAAQCLGPSPPAQASAPAPAAPTATLNQPPPLLRPALPAAPALHRQPPPLQQQARFVQPRPTLNQPPPPLIRPANSMPPRLNPRPVLTAGSGQQPPSLIGIQTESQSTLH